One window of Pseudomonas sp. ML2-2023-3 genomic DNA carries:
- a CDS encoding substrate-binding domain-containing protein, with amino-acid sequence MKRRHGIRSLCCAALAATAFSLSSGLQAGDPVKIGFLVKQAEEPWFQTEWAFAEKAAQDKGFTLIKIAVPDGEKTLSAIDSLAANGAQGFVICPPDVGLGPAIMAKAKLNGLKVIAVDDRFVDASGKFMEEVPYLGMAAFEVGQKQGSAMVTEAKNRNWDWKDTYAVINTFNELDTAKKRTDGSVKSLKDAGLPDDHILYSALKTLDVPGSMDATNSALVKLPGGAKNLIIGGMNDSTVLGGVRATESAGFAPANVIGIGINGTDAIGELKKANSGFFGSMLPSPHIEGYKTATMMFEWITEGKEPPLYTAMDEVTLITRDNFKEELTKIGLWN; translated from the coding sequence ATGAAACGTCGTCACGGTATCCGTTCTCTGTGTTGTGCGGCCCTGGCCGCTACCGCCTTCAGCCTCAGCAGTGGGCTGCAGGCGGGCGACCCGGTGAAGATCGGCTTTTTGGTGAAGCAGGCGGAGGAACCCTGGTTCCAGACCGAATGGGCCTTCGCTGAAAAAGCCGCCCAGGATAAAGGCTTTACCCTGATCAAAATCGCCGTGCCGGACGGCGAGAAGACCCTGTCAGCCATCGATAGCCTGGCGGCCAACGGCGCCCAGGGTTTTGTGATTTGTCCGCCGGATGTGGGCCTTGGCCCTGCCATCATGGCCAAGGCCAAGCTTAACGGCTTGAAAGTGATCGCCGTGGATGACCGCTTTGTCGACGCCAGCGGCAAGTTTATGGAAGAGGTGCCGTACCTGGGCATGGCGGCGTTCGAGGTGGGCCAGAAACAGGGCAGTGCGATGGTCACTGAAGCGAAAAATCGCAATTGGGACTGGAAAGACACCTATGCGGTGATCAACACCTTCAACGAGCTGGATACGGCTAAAAAGCGCACGGATGGCTCAGTCAAATCCTTGAAGGATGCGGGCTTGCCAGACGATCACATTTTGTACTCCGCGCTTAAAACCCTCGACGTGCCCGGCAGCATGGACGCCACCAACTCGGCGCTGGTCAAACTGCCCGGCGGCGCGAAGAACCTGATCATTGGCGGGATGAACGACAGCACTGTACTCGGCGGAGTGCGTGCCACGGAAAGTGCCGGGTTTGCGCCCGCCAATGTGATCGGCATCGGCATCAATGGCACCGACGCCATTGGTGAACTGAAAAAGGCCAACAGTGGCTTTTTCGGCTCCATGCTCCCCAGCCCGCATATTGAAGGCTACAAGACGGCGACCATGATGTTTGAGTGGATCACCGAGGGTAAAGAACCGCCGCTGTACACCGCGATGGATGAGGTAACGCTGATTACCCGTGACAACTTCAAGGAAGAACTGACCAAGATCGGTCTGTGGAATTGA